One region of bacterium genomic DNA includes:
- a CDS encoding YncE family protein: MLPVYVRGSLARTISSHNLVVRPVAVLLAVCCCLSTVSAQWLEAIVPLPDSLGGLSHPQHVAYNSTDNKLYVGGDWVARGSLGESSYVIVVDGATKQRIAHVAVCGFVHDICYNPHDNKVYVAIWGCDNTGLVVLDGATNHVLAAVAAGGMPYALCLDSQDDKVYCANYDPPGLAVIDGATDSVVATVPVGDYLIGLCYNPQDNKMYCIGQGAEAVTVIDCATHRALASVPASGTEALCYDSRDDVVYCECDLESLVAIDGATNQVVASIPLGFPGYSVCYNSEDNKVYCSNSGRDSVSIIDCASNRVVAAVRATAEPLALCYNADHD, translated from the coding sequence ATGTTGCCTGTTTACGTTCGCGGTTCTTTGGCTCGAACTATCTCTTCACACAACCTGGTCGTGAGACCTGTGGCCGTGCTACTGGCAGTCTGCTGCTGCCTGTCGACAGTCAGTGCCCAGTGGCTGGAAGCGATTGTGCCATTGCCGGATTCGCTTGGCGGGCTGTCACACCCGCAGCATGTCGCGTACAACTCAACTGACAACAAGCTCTACGTGGGTGGCGACTGGGTCGCTCGCGGCAGCCTTGGTGAAAGTTCCTACGTGATTGTAGTCGACGGGGCCACCAAGCAGCGCATTGCGCACGTTGCCGTGTGCGGTTTCGTGCATGACATCTGTTACAACCCGCACGACAATAAGGTCTACGTCGCCATTTGGGGGTGTGACAACACTGGCCTGGTAGTGCTGGACGGCGCGACGAACCACGTTCTCGCCGCCGTAGCTGCTGGGGGCATGCCATACGCTCTGTGCCTCGATTCACAAGACGACAAGGTCTACTGTGCGAACTACGATCCGCCCGGCCTAGCAGTGATAGACGGCGCGACGGACAGCGTCGTCGCGACCGTGCCGGTTGGTGATTACCTCATCGGGCTGTGTTACAACCCGCAGGACAACAAGATGTACTGCATCGGGCAAGGCGCAGAAGCCGTCACAGTGATAGACTGTGCGACCCACAGGGCATTGGCTTCCGTACCGGCCTCCGGTACTGAGGCCTTGTGCTACGACTCGCGGGACGACGTAGTCTACTGTGAGTGCGATCTGGAAAGTCTAGTCGCCATCGACGGCGCGACCAATCAGGTCGTCGCGTCCATTCCCCTCGGCTTCCCCGGCTACTCTGTCTGCTACAATTCTGAGGACAACAAGGTCTATTGCTCAAATTCAGGTCGCGACAGCGTTTCGATCATAGACTGCGCATCCAATCGGGTGGTGGCTGCTGTACGCGCAACCGCCGAGCCCTTGGCGCTATGCTACAACGCCGACCATGATAA